GATCTTGTGCTACGACGGCGGGATCAGCCATGCCTACGTCGATGCCGATGCCGATATCCCCATGGCCCAGAACGTGATTATCAATTCAAAAATTCAACAGGCGTCCGCGCCGAATTCGATCGATACGCTGTTAGTCCAGCAGGCGGTGGCCAGGCCGTTTTTGCCTGCATTGATTCGCCGGCTGCTCGATGAATATAAGATCCGGGTGATCGGCTGTCCCAAAACCGTGGCGATGATGGGGCAGATGGCCATGACCGGCCATCAGGCGGTCGAGCCGGCGACGGAGGAAGATTGGCACAGGCAGTTCCTGGCGCCGGTCTTGGCGATCAAGATGGTGGCCGATCTCGACGACGCGCTCGCGCACATTGCCCAGCACGGCCCTTGTCTGACGGCGGTGATTGCCACCTCCGATTATAATCACGCCATGCGGTTTACCCGCGAGGTTGATGCGACGGCGGTGATGGTGAATGCCTCAACGCGGCTGAATGCGGGCGATAGCTATGGGGCGGGGCCGGATATCGGACTAAATCTCTCGCGCGTGCAGACGAAGGGGCCGATCGGGGTGGAGCAGCTGACGAACGAAAAGTATGTCGTGCTTGGCGGCGGGCAGTTGCGGTACCCGCATCCGGTGCCGGATACCTATGAAGACGCGATCATGCTGAAGCGTGCGTGAGGATGTTGAAACAGCCCGCTTGCTGCGTTCTCGTTTCATTCGGACCCTCGACGTACTAACTCAGTACGCCTCGGCCCCTCATTCACTGCGGCCTTGCAGGCAGACTGTTTGAACATCCTCTAGCGAGAGGCGCATGAACAGTTCTGTCTTGCTCGACCAACTTCATGCCCACCTGGCACGATGGGGACTTCGGCATGTGCTGTCCGATGCCGACTATTTCGCCTGGCAGCGGGACGCGTTTTCTTCCGCCGATCTCAATCAGCTCAATCAGCAGGTCGAACGCAAACGGAGCGGGGCGCTCTGTGACGACATCGCGTTTTACGATCTGACGGCGCAGCCTCACATCCTGCCCGTTCTCTACAGCCAGCGCTACGAGTATTACTGCGAGATCGGAGCGCGTGTGGCCGCCCGCCTATCTCCGGCGCAGACGGTATTGGATGTCGGCTGCGGAATCGGGATTCTGACGACCTTCTATGCGCAGCAGTACCCACAGGCGGAATTCGTCGGGATCGATCGCTCGCCGGCCTCCATCGCGAGGGCGCAGGAGCAGGCGGAGCGGCTGGGCTTGACGAATGTCCGTTTTCATTGCGCGGATCTCGATGCCGTCTCTCCGCGCCGCTCCTATGATCTGATTGTCGCCACGCACGCGCTGGTGCAGGCGGAACAGGATCCCGGCGTGCCAAGCCGGAGCTGGGAGACGTTCGAACGGGATCGCGATGGTCTTCAGCAGGCGGACTTTGAACGGCGCACCGGGCTCGGCTCTCGACTCGATCGGCTGGCAAGCCTCCTGGCGCCAGGAGCCAGGGTGATCCTGTTCGAGAAAACCAGTCAGTTGGCGCGGCGGGTGCCGTTTCAGCGTGCGCTGGCGGCGCGAGGGTGGCATTTGGCCGAACAGCCGGAACCTGTCCGGTACCGGCTTGTGGAGGAAGTGGCCGACGATGGGCCATTCTATGTGCTGGGCGAACGCCAGCCAGGGAATGGCGCCTGGGATGAGTCGCCGGAGCCTGATGAGGGCCTTCTGTTTGACGCCACGGTGCGGCAGTCTCAGGATCCGCATGCGCCGCTCTACGAAAATCATTGGCCGTCGGCGCAGCGGGCGTGGGAACAACTCACGGATCGCATGGTGTTGAACGAGTGCACGCGACAAGAGGCCGACGGGCGCCAGTTGCACGTCGAGCTTGGCAGGATTGCAGGCGGAATCTATCTGTATTGTGCGAACACCTTTGATCAGCGGCAATTGGTGATCGTTCCGCCGGATCGTGTGGCCGATCTGGAAGGGTATTATCAGGAGATTGTGCAGGCGGCATGATCCGGTTCGAATAGCGAATCGATCCTGAATTGCGCTAAGATGCGCGTCATTTGTGAGGGCATTGTGGAGCAACCAGACGACAAGAAAGCCGGCACGGACGAACTTTTGAGAAAGCTGCATGAGCGGCCGCAGATTCCGCTGACGGAGTGGCTGCGTGTGCCGGCGCATGTGCATTACAAGGCGTTTCGGATGGCCGACCCTCCGACTGACCGGCCGGCCAGCCGTGAGGAATTTCGCCGCATCGTCGAGTCGTTTCAGATGGCGCCGAATCACACGGTGCTGCGGGACACGTTTGGGTACGGCGTCAAGGTCGCGGGGAATGGGGATCGCTTGATCGTCGTGTGGCAGGCCCACACGGAGTACTACAGTTATCAGTTGTGGCACCTTCCCGTCGGTGCGGCCGCCACGGTCAGTTTTGGGCCGCTGCTCTTTCCCGACTACCGGTTTCCGGTCACGCCCTTGGGGCTTGAGGTGTGCCGACTGGACATTGTCTTGCGGGCCGAGGCCATTCCTTCGCGGGATGAACTGTCTGCGGTTCTGCCGGGCCCGGTGATCTATGGGAGCAAGATTTTTGACGAGGCCACGTCGCTGGTGACGAGTTTTACGCCGGACGAGCAGCGGCGTGAGCGCTATCTGGTCAGCGTCGGGTCAGGGCGGACCGAGGCCTCGCATCTGAAGGATATCGTGGATGCAATCGTGCGGATCGAAACGTATTATCATCTATTGCTGATGCAGAAGCCGCTGTTCTCGGCCGCGATCGACTCGGTCCATAAGTTCGAGCAGGTCCATATGCAGCAGCGCGAAATTATTACTGGGCATATCGGCCACGCCGACTCGCTGACGTTGCAGCGATGGCTGAACAGCCTGACGCAGGATTTGTTGAAGACGAATCGGCTGGCCGGACGGTTGCACTTCGAGCTATCGGCGTCATTGCCCTACGATAAGATTGTGCACGCCACATTGGCGTCGCTGGCGGAGCGGCCGCTGGTGTCGTATCGGCCTGTGTCCGACTATGTGCTGAGCGGAGTGACCGGCGTGGCGGAGGGCTATCAGCAGCTCTTGAAGCGGATGGAGACGCTGGGCAGCGGATTCGAAGGGATCATCTCGATCATTCGGGCCCGGGTCGATTTGATGCTGGAAGCGCAGAATCTGGCGTTGCTCACGAGCGTGGATAAGACGACCAAGAGCCAGGCCATTCTCCAGCATACGGTCGAGGGCCTCTCCGTCATCGTGATTGCCTATTACTTGAGCGGACTGGCCGCGTATCTCTTCAAGGGGTTTCATGAATTGGGCTGGCTGCACAATGCGAATGTGGCGTCCGCCGTATTCGTTCCCATCGCCGTCGGACTCGCGTTTCTCATCACCACGCTCAGCCGCAAGTATTTGCACAAGAAGCTCTCCGGCGAGAAACCTCCGGCGTAGCCGGCCCAATCGACATTGACAGTGCAGCGCCTTGCCCTGTAGGGTGGTTTATGACGTATTGAGCCACGCCGACTGTCCCATCTCTCGCGCATTCTTTCCTGTTTCGTGCCGGCGCGTCTGATTCCCCGGTCTCCGCCGCTTCTACGCCAGCGTATCGATCTTCGTGCACGCGGTCTCTGTCCGTTCCGGTCTGTTGATCGTGTCATCGGGGATCCGTCTGTCATCTCATCACAAAGGAGTGCGCGATGAATCAGGAACAATTCGGACAGTTCTGGGATCAATTGAAGGCTCCGCTGAAGACAAAATGGGAGAAGATTACCGATCAAGATCTTCTGGAAATCCAGGGCGATCTGGCGGCCTTCGCCACGGTGCTTCAGAAACGGTATGGGGCTGTGGAGCAGGAGGAAGTCAGCACCTGGGCCAATCGCCGCTATTCACATTGGACGGGGAATTACATCGGCTATCAAGACCCCAAGCCGGTGGCGTAGTCGATCGATCGGTCGATTATCGCGCCGGGGCCGTGCCCGGTGCGCAGAGATATATGGGAGAAAGGAGATCGAGCGATGCAAAAGATCGTGATCAATACCAGTGTCGATCGGTTTTGTTTGAGCCATAAGGCATTCATGCGGTTGCGGGAATTGGGGCAGGCGGAGGCGCTGCAGGAGACGAATCGCGGCGCCTATTGGCCGCAAGCCGCCGGGCCGCGCGAACCGAGTTTGAATCAGTGCGGACAACTCGTTCCGCGCAATGATGCCATGCTCGTCCGTGTCGTGGAAGAGCTCTGTGCCGATGCCAATGGCCATTGCGCCGAACTCAAAGTTGTGGCGATTCCCGACGGGGTGCAGTGGCAGATCGGCAAGACGGACGGGGTTGAGCATGTGAGCGAAGTGCATCGGATCTGGGAGTAAGGCCATTCAACGGTAGCGGGTTGCTGCGCAAGGATAGACCAATGCAAGAGACATCCAAGAGTCCACGAGATGAGAAGACGGCGAAGAAAATCGATCCGGTGATGCCCATTCGGGATTCCGATGATCTCACATGCAACGAAGGACAGGTTGAAGATCTGCTCTCGCAAGGGGAGTCGTCGGAAGCGGACCGGCCGAAGAAGCCGAAGCGGCCTACCGGTAAATAAGCGCGCTCCCGTTTTATCCCGTCATTCCTGAGGCCGGCTATCTTCGAATGGCCGGTCTCAGTGCTGGTTCAGTAGAGCACCCCAGGACAGAATTCATCGGAAGCGTCTGAGAGCCGCGCGCCGCGTTGTGCGCGCCGCAGACGCGGCTGCGGTGTTATGTGTTGGGCGCCGTGCGAAGGGAGGAGGCTAAGCCGAGTTTGGACAGGGTATAGATCAACCATTTTGACGGGTCGAAGTTGTACCACCGGGGGCCGTTGCGGTAGTCGCTTTGATGGGTGTGGTGATAGTTATGGTAGCCTTCGCCGAATGTCAGCAGCGAGACCAGCCAGCTGTCGCGGCTGGAGTCGGCTTGGCCGTGCGGCTGGTTTCCCCAGAGATGGCAGACCGAGTTGATGCAAAAGGTTGAATTCAGCACGGCAAAGGTTCGTCCCACCCCGGCCAGCAGGAAACATCCCAGGCCGCCGATCCACCCGTTGTGAAGAAAGCCCACGACAAACGTGAGCGCGAGGCCCGAGAGGACGATGAGCAGATAGTGCCGATGCTGCCACATGACGACAGGGTCCTGCCGAAGGCGTGAGGCATATTTTTCGTTGGCGTTCAGATCTTTGAAAAACAGCCATCCGCAGTGGCTATACCAAAACCCGCGCTGCGCATTATACGGATCGGCTTCTTGGTCGCAGCAGGCATGGTGGCGGATATGATCGGCCGCCCATTTGAGCGCGGAGTTTTCAAGCGCCCATCCGCCGGCGATTAAGAACCCCGCCTTGACCCAATCGGGGCAATCGAAGCTGCGGTGCGCCATTAGGCGATGGTAGCCGACCGTAATGCCCAACCCCGTCATGACATACAGCAGTCCGAACATCGTCCAGTCTACCCACGTGTATCCATACCAGTAGGCGAAGGCTGGGACGCCGATGACCGTTCCCAATGAGACGAGTGCAAACAAGGCCATTGTCAGGTAATTGGGCCTGCTGCGGGTGCATGTTGGCGAGGATTCGGAGGCTGAGGTCATCGCAGAGATCCTCTGAGAGGTGAGAGAGGGGCGCCTCGGTGAGGCGCCCCTCTGCGATCCGCCGTGTGGCGTTAGAACCGGCTGCGGCTGCCGAAATCGTTCCCGCGTCCACCGCCGCCGCCGCTGAACCGTCCGCCGCCGCCACCGCCGCCGGTGCGGGGTTCTTGGGGCTTGGCTTCGTTCACGGTCAAGGAGCGGCCGTCCATCTGGGATCCGTTCAAGGCTGCAATGGCTGCCTTGGCTTCTTCAGGGGTCGACATTTCGACGAAGCCGAAG
The Nitrospira sp. genome window above contains:
- a CDS encoding methyltransferase domain-containing protein → MNSSVLLDQLHAHLARWGLRHVLSDADYFAWQRDAFSSADLNQLNQQVERKRSGALCDDIAFYDLTAQPHILPVLYSQRYEYYCEIGARVAARLSPAQTVLDVGCGIGILTTFYAQQYPQAEFVGIDRSPASIARAQEQAERLGLTNVRFHCADLDAVSPRRSYDLIVATHALVQAEQDPGVPSRSWETFERDRDGLQQADFERRTGLGSRLDRLASLLAPGARVILFEKTSQLARRVPFQRALAARGWHLAEQPEPVRYRLVEEVADDGPFYVLGERQPGNGAWDESPEPDEGLLFDATVRQSQDPHAPLYENHWPSAQRAWEQLTDRMVLNECTRQEADGRQLHVELGRIAGGIYLYCANTFDQRQLVIVPPDRVADLEGYYQEIVQAA
- a CDS encoding DUF3422 family protein, with protein sequence MEQPDDKKAGTDELLRKLHERPQIPLTEWLRVPAHVHYKAFRMADPPTDRPASREEFRRIVESFQMAPNHTVLRDTFGYGVKVAGNGDRLIVVWQAHTEYYSYQLWHLPVGAAATVSFGPLLFPDYRFPVTPLGLEVCRLDIVLRAEAIPSRDELSAVLPGPVIYGSKIFDEATSLVTSFTPDEQRRERYLVSVGSGRTEASHLKDIVDAIVRIETYYHLLLMQKPLFSAAIDSVHKFEQVHMQQREIITGHIGHADSLTLQRWLNSLTQDLLKTNRLAGRLHFELSASLPYDKIVHATLASLAERPLVSYRPVSDYVLSGVTGVAEGYQQLLKRMETLGSGFEGIISIIRARVDLMLEAQNLALLTSVDKTTKSQAILQHTVEGLSVIVIAYYLSGLAAYLFKGFHELGWLHNANVASAVFVPIAVGLAFLITTLSRKYLHKKLSGEKPPA
- a CDS encoding fatty acid desaturase; the protein is MTSASESSPTCTRSRPNYLTMALFALVSLGTVIGVPAFAYWYGYTWVDWTMFGLLYVMTGLGITVGYHRLMAHRSFDCPDWVKAGFLIAGGWALENSALKWAADHIRHHACCDQEADPYNAQRGFWYSHCGWLFFKDLNANEKYASRLRQDPVVMWQHRHYLLIVLSGLALTFVVGFLHNGWIGGLGCFLLAGVGRTFAVLNSTFCINSVCHLWGNQPHGQADSSRDSWLVSLLTFGEGYHNYHHTHQSDYRNGPRWYNFDPSKWLIYTLSKLGLASSLRTAPNT
- a CDS encoding RNA-binding protein, with the protein product MGSKLYVGGLPYSATETQLTTLFATHGTVESARVIADKFTGQSRGFGFVEMSTPEEAKAAIAALNGSQMDGRSLTVNEAKPQEPRTGGGGGGGRFSGGGGGRGNDFGSRSRF